Sequence from the uncultured Methanobrevibacter sp. genome:
TAACGGATACATCTACCGTGAAGATATCCAGCAGCTGTACTGTCCTAACTGTAACAAGTTCCTTCCGGACAGGTACGTTGAGGGACTGTGTCCGGTATGCGGTTCAGAGGCAAGGGGAGACCACTGTGAGAAATGTGGTAAGGCCCTAAACCCGACTGAACTTGACGAGCCACACTGTATCACCTGTGGAACTACACCTATAATCAAGGACACCTTCCAGTATGCATTCAAGCTTTCAGAATTTGAGGATGCACTTATGGAATATATCTCTTCTAATGACAACCTTCCTGCCAACGTTAAAAACTATGCAACTAACTGGCTTAAAGAAGGTCTTACCGATTGGATTTTAACCCGTGATATGGATTGGGGTATACCTGTGCCGTTGGATGAGGCAAAAGGCAAGGTACTGTATGTATGGATTGAGGCATTCCTCGGATACATCTCATCCGCATCACAATGGTCAAAGAAATCCGGAAAGAAATGGGAGGAATACTGGAATGATTATGTTGTTCACTTCATCGGAAAGGACATCATATACCACCACTCAATCTTCTGGCCGGGTTTGTTAAAAGCATACGGATGCAAACTTCCTGACATGATATATGCAGGTGAATTCCTTTCACTTGAAGGGGAAAAGATGTCCACCAGCAAAAACTGGGTAATCTGGATTGATGATTTTGTAAAAGATTATGAACCTGACCTGTTAAGATATTATCTGACAATTAACGCTCCTCTAAACAAGGATTCAGATTTCTCCTGGGATGATTTCCAAAGGAGAAACAATGACGAGCTGGCGGATGTAATCGGTAACTTCCTTCACCGTACATTCGTATTCACCAAAAAACAGTTCGACAGCAAAATCCCTGAATATTCAAACCCAACCGATGAGGATGAGGAATTCAGAACAGCTATCGAGGAACTGCCTGACAAGGCCGGTGCATTCATTGCAGATTACGAGTTCAGGGAAGCACTTCTTGAAATATTCAAGGTTGCCAAAAAAGGAAACAAATATTTCAACGATGCTGAACCTTGGAAAGCAGTAAAAGAAGATCCGCAAAAGGCTTCCAACTGTTTATACTTATCTAATCAA
This genomic interval carries:
- the metG gene encoding methionine--tRNA ligase, producing MSKIFISCALPYANGPCHLGHIRSTYLPADIYARYNRMIGNDVLMVCATDEHGTPIAVKADKENKKPIEISKRYHDMIVRDVESMNISLDNFTRTTDEAHYELAQNFFKSLYDNGYIYREDIQQLYCPNCNKFLPDRYVEGLCPVCGSEARGDHCEKCGKALNPTELDEPHCITCGTTPIIKDTFQYAFKLSEFEDALMEYISSNDNLPANVKNYATNWLKEGLTDWILTRDMDWGIPVPLDEAKGKVLYVWIEAFLGYISSASQWSKKSGKKWEEYWNDYVVHFIGKDIIYHHSIFWPGLLKAYGCKLPDMIYAGEFLSLEGEKMSTSKNWVIWIDDFVKDYEPDLLRYYLTINAPLNKDSDFSWDDFQRRNNDELADVIGNFLHRTFVFTKKQFDSKIPEYSNPTDEDEEFRTAIEELPDKAGAFIADYEFREALLEIFKVAKKGNKYFNDAEPWKAVKEDPQKASNCLYLSNQLAKTLAYMLKPYLPTKADKIAEIMNIGSLDNWDDAKVPLPVGHEINKAKPLFKKIEDKEIDAQKAKLKENLNENEDETMSDLVTIDQFDEFVIKIGEVKEAEKIEKSDKLLKLQVDLGEDKPRQIVAGLAKFYDAEELIGRRVCVIANLQPAKLFGTLSEGMILATGASGALLSPDENAEVGERIQ